CTTTTTCTTCTCACTTATGAATCCAGTCTTAACGATTCTCTTATTGGTCATTGTTGGGGTATGTTTCACGCTAATCTATCTTTATCCAATTACGATATTATTCCTCGGTAGTTTCACAGCTTATGCGGTTTATTACCTGTGCCAAATATGGTTTAATCAGGTCCTTGATTTGAAGAAATCTAACCGCAATTTGCGATAATCAACACAGCAGGAAAGAGCAAAACGTTATAAAAATTTCCCTGAAAAAGGTGATGGCATGTATCAAATCATAAAGGGGAATAAACTTCTCCATGTGCTTATTATTGTTACATTGATGATTCAATCGTTTATACCGTATATTACAACAGTTCACGCTGCTACACTTGCGGTGGAAAATGACGAAAACTATCGCCCAGGATATCATTTTTCACCAATAAAAAACTGGATGAATGATCCAAATGGGATGGTATATCATAACGGAGAATATCATTTATTTTATCAGCATAATCCCACTGATAAAGTTTGGGGACCGATGTATTGGGGGCATGCAATTAGTAAGGATTTAGTAAACTGGGAGCATTACCCGATTGCGATTTATCCAGATGAAAATGGTTTTGCCTGGTCAGGTAGTGCTGTAGTGGATTATCAAAATACATCTGGTTTGGGGACAAAAGAAAATCCACCAATGGTAGCACTTTATACAAGTGAACTTGGCGGTGATAACCAACATGTAAGCGCTACATATAGTGTGGACAATGGCAGAACTTGGACAGCACTTCCTCAAAATCCAGTTCTAACAATGCCTAATGATCTTAAGGCAAGCAGTGGGGGATCAGGTGTTTTCCGTGATCCAAAGGTTTTTTGGCACGAGCAAAGCAACCAATGGATCTTTGTCATAACGAGTGGGAAACGAATTGATTTCTATTCATCTAGTAATCTATTAGATTGGAAAAAAGTAAGTGAATTTTCCGATCCAAAAGCGGCGGAACAAGGTCTTTGGGAATGTCCGGATTTATTCGAGCTGCCAGTATATGACGCTAACGGAAACCAAACCGGCTCGAAATGGGTTTTAACGGTAAGTATCAATCCCACACCAAATGGTGGAACCGGTATGCACTATTATGTTGGAGATTTCAATGGAACTACATTCACTCCTGGTGAAACCACGGAAGAATTAAAGTGGGCAGACTTCGGAGCTGATTTTTACGCGGCTGTAACATGGAGCAATACCGTTAACCAACCAGAAGATGGTCGCCGCATATGGCTTGGTTGGATGAATAATCCTGCTCAATATGCTGGACAAATTCCAACTTCAACCTGGCGTGGTTCTGCCACCATTCCCCGCGCGTTATCGTTAGTCCAGAAAGAGGAAGGGATCTCTTTAAAACAACAGCCAATCGAAGAATTAACGAGTTTACGAGATACAGCGAATGAAGTAAAGATTGAGAATAAAAAATTCACTTCTGAAAATCTATTAAAAGATATAAACGCTGAAATGTTTGAGATTGAGGCGGAATTTAATCTTAATGAAACAACAGCAAAAGAATTAGGATTTCATGTGCGTAAAAGCGACAATGAAGCTACGACGATTTCCTATAATATCCCAGAAGGCAAATTGGCTGTAGACCGAAGACAGTCAGGTAAGACAGATTTTCATCCAGGCTTCCCTTCTATCCAGCAGACGAACTTGTCCGTAAAAGATGGGATCTTGAATATGAAACTTCTCGTTGACCGCTCATCTGTCGAGGTATTTGCTGAAGAGGGGACAACCGTATTTACCAATCAAATCTTCCCAAGCGAATCCAGTAAAAATATAGAGTTATATGCAAAAGACGGAGAAGTAACGATAAATTCGCTCTCCTATTATCCGTTGAAAGAAGCAAATTTTACTAGGTATGTAGAAGATGTAGATGTCGGTAACCTATCCAATACAATCGAAAATCCTGATTTCGAAACGGGTGATTTATCCGGATGGACCGTTACAGGATCCGCGTTTAGAGCACCAGTCTCTAATATTACTGAATTTTGGGGTGGTCCGTTTGAGCACCATGGTACTTATCATGCGTGGGGGTTCCGAGGAGCGACTAGCGATGACAAGTCTGATTTACGAACAGGAATGATGAAGTCATCTCCTTTTGTCCTTGGGGGGAATGGGGTCATTGACTTCTTAGTCGGCGGAGGACAGGATCTTAATACATTGTATGTTTCCCTTGTTCATGCAGCCACCGGCGAGGAACTAATGAAGGCAACGGGGGCAAATACCGAAAAATATCGCAGAATAACTTGGGATGCCTCAGAGTATATTGGTGAAGCTCTTTATATCAAAGTTGTCGACTATCACTCAGGAGGATTTGGCCATATTAATGTCGATGATTTTCATGTCTACAATGTAGATGAGAGAGTTCCAGACGACCTAATAAACCCAGGATTTGAAACTGGAGATCTAACAGGATGGTCAGCGGAAGGAAATGCATTTGATGGAACTGTTACTGATCAATCAACCTATTGGGACACTCAAATTCCGTTTGGACATAAAGGAAATTATCATTTATGGGGCTTTCATGGTGACATCCCAGAACAAGCTGATAGAAGAACGGGAAGCCTAACATCCAACACCTTTACTTTATCGGGCAATGGAGAAATCTCGTTCCTTTTAGGAGGAGGAGATGAAATGGATGGAGGAACAAAATACGACTTGTATGTTGCGCTTGTCCGTGCTTCGGATGGTAAGGAGTTATTGAAGGCGACAGGACCGGAATCTGAGGCTTACAATCGTGTTACTTGGAATGCGGCAGACTATTTAGGGGAACAGGTCTTTATTAAAGTAGTTGACCAACATCCTGGAGGATTTGGCCATTTAAACCTCGATGATTTTCAAGTGAAAAGCCGTGGAATGCTAAGCCATTTGAAATTTGACGAAAATGAAGGGAATACCGCTCTTGATACAGTCAAAAATGAGAAATTAAAGGTTGAATATGTCTTTAATGATGCCCAATATAAGCCTTCTACCGATCCTCTTTGGAGGAAAGGGGTGGTCAATAATGCGCTTTTATTTGATGGGTATTCTACCTATATGAAGCAGGCTGTAAAAAAATCTGCCCAGCCTAGTGAGGCCATTACAATCGAAGCTTGGGTAGCACCGCGTTCCTATGAATGGGGAGATTTAGGTCAGCTTTCTGCTATCGTTAATCAGCATAACAAGGCACGCGGGGAAGGCTTTATTTTAGGAATGGGCCGACATGGTAAATGGTCCTTTCAAGCAGGTCTAAACGGAGAATGGAAAGAAGTGTGGGCAAAAGAAGATAAAGTGCTTGAAAAAGATCAATGGTCTTATATTGTTGCCACTTTTGATCAAGACACGAAAAAGATGAAGTTGTTTTTAAATGGTGAACTAGCAGGAGAAGTGGATACACCGCGAAATGCAACGATCATCGCTTCTGATAACGATCTTTTAATAGGAAAACACAATACAGCTGCCGTAATAAGCGCGTTCACGGCTAATATGTTTAGCGGCATGATCGATGAATTAAAAATTTATAATAAAGCATTATCTGATGAAGAAATTAAAACGAATTATTCTCAAGTAATTGACAGCTTTGAAAATAGTCAATTGCCTAGTCCAGATTTATCGTTTGATCGAAGTGTGTATGATGGAGATCGTTATCGACCACAGTATCATTTTCTTTCACCAGGTCATTGGATGAATGAGCCACATGCTCCATTTTATTTCAATGGAAAATATCATATTTTTTATCAGCATAATCCACAGGGGCCATATTGGCACCAAATCCATTGGGGTCACGCCGTAAGTGATGACATGGTTCATTGGGAAGACGCACCTGTTGCTTTAGCACCTTCAGGAGTTTCACCAGACGGTGTATGGTCAGGTTCGGCAACTTTTGATAAAAATGGCGACCCAGCATTATTTTTTACCGCAGGAGATGATAGCAAGACTCCTAATCAAATGACAGGCTTAGCTAAGCCTGTTGATGTGACAGATCCAATGCTCAAGAAATGGGAAATGCTAGAAAAACCTGTCACTGTCCAACAGCCTGATTTACCAGCTGAGGAAGGGAAAGTCATGTATGGTCAATTCCGTGATCCGTTCGTTTGGCAGGACGGAGATACTTGGTATCAAATAGTGGGTTCTGGTATTGAGAATGTTGGTGGGTCAGCATTACTTTACAAATCAAAGGATTTGGAAAATTGGGAGTATGTTGGTCCGTTCTTTACTGGAGATTCCAAGGCTTATCCGAAAACAGGCGATGTATGGGAATTGCCGGTCTTCCTCCCGATTGGCAAAGATGGTAATGGTGAACAGAAGTATGCCTTCTTTATTAATCCTTGGTTCAAAAGTTATAGTGAACATAACGTAAAATATGTATTCCATTGGGTTGGTTCATGGGACAAAGTAAACAATAAATTTATCCCGGATCATGAGGAGCCTAAGTTATTTGATTATGGTGAACACTTTACAGGACCGAGCGGGATGATTGATGAACAAGGACGTTCTATTCTTTTTAGCATTGCTCAAGACAGAAGAACGGATGCACAGCATTATGATGCTGGGTGGGCCCATAACGCTGGTATACCGTTAGAATTGTCTTTATTAGATAATGGTGAGCTTGGAGTTGAACCGATTAAGGAACTAGAGACACTTCGTGGTGAGCAACTTATTAATATTAGAAATTCAACGATTTCAAAAGCGAATAAGCGTTTAGCGAAAATCAAAGGTGATATGTTAGAAATCACACTTGAGATTAAAGCGAATTCGGATGAAAAGTATGGGATTAAAGTACGTCAATCGTCCGATTCATCAGAAGAAGTAAACTTATATTTTGATGAA
This genomic stretch from Neobacillus niacini harbors:
- a CDS encoding GH32 C-terminal domain-containing protein, with amino-acid sequence MYQIIKGNKLLHVLIIVTLMIQSFIPYITTVHAATLAVENDENYRPGYHFSPIKNWMNDPNGMVYHNGEYHLFYQHNPTDKVWGPMYWGHAISKDLVNWEHYPIAIYPDENGFAWSGSAVVDYQNTSGLGTKENPPMVALYTSELGGDNQHVSATYSVDNGRTWTALPQNPVLTMPNDLKASSGGSGVFRDPKVFWHEQSNQWIFVITSGKRIDFYSSSNLLDWKKVSEFSDPKAAEQGLWECPDLFELPVYDANGNQTGSKWVLTVSINPTPNGGTGMHYYVGDFNGTTFTPGETTEELKWADFGADFYAAVTWSNTVNQPEDGRRIWLGWMNNPAQYAGQIPTSTWRGSATIPRALSLVQKEEGISLKQQPIEELTSLRDTANEVKIENKKFTSENLLKDINAEMFEIEAEFNLNETTAKELGFHVRKSDNEATTISYNIPEGKLAVDRRQSGKTDFHPGFPSIQQTNLSVKDGILNMKLLVDRSSVEVFAEEGTTVFTNQIFPSESSKNIELYAKDGEVTINSLSYYPLKEANFTRYVEDVDVGNLSNTIENPDFETGDLSGWTVTGSAFRAPVSNITEFWGGPFEHHGTYHAWGFRGATSDDKSDLRTGMMKSSPFVLGGNGVIDFLVGGGQDLNTLYVSLVHAATGEELMKATGANTEKYRRITWDASEYIGEALYIKVVDYHSGGFGHINVDDFHVYNVDERVPDDLINPGFETGDLTGWSAEGNAFDGTVTDQSTYWDTQIPFGHKGNYHLWGFHGDIPEQADRRTGSLTSNTFTLSGNGEISFLLGGGDEMDGGTKYDLYVALVRASDGKELLKATGPESEAYNRVTWNAADYLGEQVFIKVVDQHPGGFGHLNLDDFQVKSRGMLSHLKFDENEGNTALDTVKNEKLKVEYVFNDAQYKPSTDPLWRKGVVNNALLFDGYSTYMKQAVKKSAQPSEAITIEAWVAPRSYEWGDLGQLSAIVNQHNKARGEGFILGMGRHGKWSFQAGLNGEWKEVWAKEDKVLEKDQWSYIVATFDQDTKKMKLFLNGELAGEVDTPRNATIIASDNDLLIGKHNTAAVISAFTANMFSGMIDELKIYNKALSDEEIKTNYSQVIDSFENSQLPSPDLSFDRSVYDGDRYRPQYHFLSPGHWMNEPHAPFYFNGKYHIFYQHNPQGPYWHQIHWGHAVSDDMVHWEDAPVALAPSGVSPDGVWSGSATFDKNGDPALFFTAGDDSKTPNQMTGLAKPVDVTDPMLKKWEMLEKPVTVQQPDLPAEEGKVMYGQFRDPFVWQDGDTWYQIVGSGIENVGGSALLYKSKDLENWEYVGPFFTGDSKAYPKTGDVWELPVFLPIGKDGNGEQKYAFFINPWFKSYSEHNVKYVFHWVGSWDKVNNKFIPDHEEPKLFDYGEHFTGPSGMIDEQGRSILFSIAQDRRTDAQHYDAGWAHNAGIPLELSLLDNGELGVEPIKELETLRGEQLINIRNSTISKANKRLAKIKGDMLEITLEIKANSDEKYGIKVRQSSDSSEEVNLYFDESSEQFGVDSSKMSLDPDIAKTSSAGTLSLDRENIKLHIFLDRSMIEAYANGEKSITTRAYPTRADALGIELWSQNGTAKIVSMKVNEMGSAYSDNVVPAYYGDESEHEEIPHGELTNHDFQTGDLSGWTIVEGNTFTDAHVTNKIDWGWGGPFGQATTSVDPNRYHLWGFNPDHGGDSATGVLKSENFTLGGDGQIDFLTSGGADEQLLYVALVDAETNEILMKATGHNGEAYRRVFWDASEYLGKNLYIQVVDKHSGGWGHINLDDVNVPVQIKEKP